One genomic window of Niveibacterium sp. SC-1 includes the following:
- a CDS encoding 2-dehydro-3-deoxygalactonokinase — MAFVSIDTGTTNTRVTVWRGTEAAFTAARGVGVRDTATSGSRAALQAAVRESLDEALAASGTHLREVELILASGMITSNMGLHELPHLPAPADRAALAAGMASVVIPEVCPRPIWFVPGVRNPVGDIGLHNCEAMDMMRGEETETMGLVERLALREPTVVVLPGSHSKFVHLDERQRIVGCVTTLAGELLNVLTHNTILAGSLDNDFADAIDAEMLLAGARSAGSIGLGRAAFTVRILDQFSVYGRNARANFLLGAVLGSDLLTLKNSSAIRMRPGTRFLITGKPLLRDALALLVAGDNFFSGQVTATTDTEQDNLAGFGALCLARERGLIGAWA, encoded by the coding sequence ATGGCCTTCGTCAGCATCGATACCGGCACCACCAATACCCGCGTCACCGTGTGGCGCGGGACGGAGGCCGCATTTACCGCCGCCCGCGGCGTGGGCGTGCGCGACACCGCTACCAGCGGCAGCCGTGCGGCCCTGCAGGCGGCGGTGCGCGAGAGCCTGGATGAAGCGCTGGCGGCGAGCGGCACGCATCTGCGCGAGGTCGAACTGATCCTCGCCTCCGGCATGATCACTTCGAACATGGGCCTGCACGAGCTGCCGCATCTGCCGGCCCCGGCCGACCGCGCCGCGCTGGCCGCCGGCATGGCGAGCGTGGTGATCCCCGAGGTCTGCCCGCGGCCGATCTGGTTCGTGCCCGGCGTGCGCAATCCGGTGGGCGACATCGGCCTGCACAACTGCGAGGCCATGGACATGATGCGCGGCGAAGAGACCGAGACCATGGGCCTGGTCGAACGCCTGGCGCTGCGCGAGCCCACGGTGGTGGTGCTGCCGGGCTCGCACTCGAAGTTCGTGCATCTGGACGAGCGCCAGCGCATCGTCGGCTGCGTCACCACGCTGGCGGGCGAGCTGCTCAATGTGCTGACCCATAACACCATCCTCGCCGGGTCGCTGGACAACGACTTCGCTGATGCGATCGACGCCGAGATGCTGCTCGCCGGTGCGCGCTCGGCCGGCAGCATCGGTCTCGGGCGCGCCGCCTTCACCGTGCGCATCCTCGACCAGTTCAGTGTCTATGGCCGCAACGCGCGCGCCAACTTTCTGCTCGGCGCGGTGCTGGGGTCGGACCTGCTGACGCTCAAGAACAGCAGCGCGATCCGCATGCGCCCGGGCACCCGCTTCCTGATCACCGGCAAGCCCTTGCTGCGCGATGCGCTGGCCCTGTTGGTGGCCGGCGACAACTTCTTCTCCGGCCAGGTGACGGCCACGACCGACACAGAGCAGGACAACCTCGCCGGCTTCGGTGCGCTGTGTCTCGCGCGCGAACGCGGCCTCATCGGAGCCTGGGCGTGA